From the genome of Oscillatoria salina IIICB1:
CTCACATCTTCAACTGTTTGTTGTGACATCTTTGCTTCACTTCAACCAAGGTAGAGACACGATCGATAACATCTCTACCATTAACTTATTGAACTTCAGTTTCCGTTTCCAGTGGTTCAGTTTGAGTTTCTAAATCTGGCGAATTAGTTGCCATTTGTTTAATTTGGTCTTTATACTTCGAGGGAGCGAGAGAAATAGCCGTCGTAAACAAAGGTTTAGCTTCCTGAATTTTCCCTTGTTGCTGCAAAACCAAAGCCTTAGCTAATACTGGACGAAAATCATCCTCATTTTCCTCAATAGCTCGATCGTAAACCGCGATCGCCTCAGCATATCGCTGTTGAGAAGCATAAACTTGACCTAAAAGCAACTCCAGTGCCGTAGGATCTATGGTACTAGCACCATTCACATTTTCTGCTTGCGTCGCCGTCTTTAAAGCATCCTGTAACAAACCAATTGCAGCTTCCGGACGATTTTGCGCCAAAAATAAATTCACCATCCCCTGCAAAGCATTAATATCTCCTGGTTTAGAGGCTAAAATCGTCTTATAAGCTTGAGCCGCACCTTCATAATCCCCAACTTGCTGTTTAGCTTGAGCAACTAAGACTAAATAATCGGTTTGCTGAGGATTTAACTGAGCTAACTTTTCTAAAGATTCAATTGCACCCTGGAGATCTCCCTGCTGTAAGCGAACCTCCACCAGTCCCCGTAAAGCAGTAGCATTTCCCGGTTCTCGCTGCAACACCAATTGATAACCCTTAGCTTCCGTTTCTAGTTCTGTTTGTTTTTCTTGAGATAAATTGAGACTAGATTCTGCTGTAGTTCTACCCAC
Proteins encoded in this window:
- a CDS encoding tetratricopeptide repeat protein — its product is MAGSQQKRNRWLYLVLLLMLVVFLGFWTLPLITAVLQENQFVGRTTAESSLNLSQEKQTELETEAKGYQLVLQREPGNATALRGLVEVRLQQGDLQGAIESLEKLAQLNPQQTDYLVLVAQAKQQVGDYEGAAQAYKTILASKPGDINALQGMVNLFLAQNRPEAAIGLLQDALKTATQAENVNGASTIDPTALELLLGQVYASQQRYAEAIAVYDRAIEENEDDFRPVLAKALVLQQQGKIQEAKPLFTTAISLAPSKYKDQIKQMATNSPDLETQTEPLETETEVQ